The following are encoded together in the Acidimicrobiales bacterium genome:
- a CDS encoding glycosyltransferase family 39 protein, with the protein MDLARRHWPLLLVAAALVASTFVVPTLAPVAVSDDFIYARSVATLVHDGELRILPAAATAVFPVLWGGLFGAVFGVSFGVLRVSTFVIWLLGGLAAYGLCRELGVDRARSTLGAALVWWHPLGYVLAFTFMTDGFFTALLAMAAYGYVRGFAREGAGRWVVAGSAAAGLAFLVRQHGLLIPLAVLTWLAVARRLTVREAVRVSLVPVLTALAYTAATVTGLVDQASNSGDFLAAAGDAGVRGTLSLVRQVAFVELEWVGFFALPLVVGAAVALPRVVRRMPRLGWALVAGWVVVLAYGFVGFRTRHLGFPYVPQFVDRAGLGPSGDLRGGRAPLLSYSTTAAVGWVVAALSVAAAVLLARALVRAPAWRGPAGLVAVLATWQAAGVVPSSFPVRATVVSYDRYLLPLLPLLVALVLWAVRDLRLRLAPAWVATAALAAVSVAGTHDYLAFQSATWRAGRDAFAAGVGPLELDAGAAWDGYHVFRRPVAPEDVPVPADPGRAEVEPGAPPPPPPPLILSEHDVPAWWVGFYTPGVVATHVVASEPLLGFDVVARYPFSSWLEDEPTAVYLLRRGDVAG; encoded by the coding sequence GTGGACCTGGCCCGCCGGCACTGGCCCCTGCTGCTCGTCGCCGCCGCGCTCGTGGCGTCCACGTTCGTGGTGCCGACCCTCGCGCCGGTGGCCGTGAGCGACGACTTCATCTACGCCCGCTCGGTGGCGACGCTCGTGCACGACGGCGAGCTGCGCATCCTCCCGGCCGCGGCCACGGCCGTGTTCCCGGTGCTGTGGGGCGGGCTGTTCGGCGCCGTGTTCGGCGTGTCGTTCGGGGTGCTGCGGGTGTCGACGTTCGTGATCTGGCTGCTCGGCGGCCTGGCCGCCTACGGGCTGTGCCGTGAGCTCGGGGTGGACCGGGCGAGGAGCACGCTCGGCGCGGCCCTCGTCTGGTGGCACCCGCTCGGCTACGTCCTCGCCTTCACGTTCATGACCGACGGGTTCTTCACCGCCCTGCTGGCGATGGCCGCCTACGGCTACGTGCGGGGCTTCGCCAGGGAGGGGGCGGGCCGGTGGGTCGTCGCCGGGTCGGCCGCCGCCGGCCTCGCCTTCCTCGTCCGCCAGCACGGGCTGCTGATCCCGCTCGCCGTGCTCACGTGGCTGGCCGTGGCCCGCCGCCTGACCGTCCGGGAGGCCGTGCGGGTCTCGCTCGTGCCCGTGCTGACGGCCCTCGCCTACACCGCGGCGACGGTCACCGGCCTGGTCGACCAGGCGTCCAACTCGGGCGACTTCCTCGCCGCCGCCGGCGACGCCGGGGTGCGGGGGACGCTCTCGCTCGTCCGCCAGGTCGCCTTCGTCGAGCTCGAGTGGGTCGGGTTCTTCGCCCTGCCCCTCGTCGTCGGCGCGGCCGTCGCCCTCCCCCGGGTGGTGCGCAGGATGCCCCGGCTCGGGTGGGCGCTCGTCGCCGGATGGGTGGTCGTGCTCGCCTACGGGTTCGTCGGCTTCCGCACCCGCCACCTCGGCTTCCCCTACGTCCCCCAGTTCGTGGACCGGGCCGGCCTCGGGCCGTCGGGCGACCTGCGGGGCGGCCGGGCCCCGCTGCTGTCGTACTCGACGACGGCCGCCGTCGGCTGGGTGGTCGCCGCCCTCTCGGTGGCCGCGGCGGTGCTGCTGGCCAGGGCCCTCGTGCGCGCCCCGGCGTGGCGGGGGCCGGCCGGCCTGGTCGCCGTGCTGGCGACCTGGCAGGCCGCCGGCGTCGTCCCGTCGTCGTTCCCGGTGCGGGCCACCGTCGTCAGCTACGACCGCTACCTGCTGCCGCTGCTGCCCCTGCTCGTCGCCCTCGTGCTGTGGGCGGTGCGGGACCTGCGCCTGCGGCTGGCCCCGGCGTGGGTGGCGACCGCCGCGCTGGCCGCCGTGTCGGTGGCCGGCACCCACGACTACCTCGCCTTCCAGTCGGCCACCTGGCGGGCCGGGCGCGACGCGTTCGCGGCCGGGGTCGGCCCGCTCGAGCTCGACGCCGGCGCGGCGTGGGACGGCTACCACGTGTTCCGCCGGCCCGTCGCCCCCGAGGACGTCCCGGTGCCGGCCGACCCGGGCCGGGCCGAGGTCGAGCCCGGGGCGCCGCCCCCGCCCCCGCCGCCGCTGATCCTGAGCGAGCACGACGTGCCCGCCTGGTGGGTCGGCTTCTACACGCCCGGCGTGGTCGCCACCCACGTGGTGGCGTCCGAGCCGCTCCTCGGCTTCGACGTGGTCGCTCGCTACCCGTTCTCGTCGTGGCTGGAGGACGAGCCGACCGCCGTCTACCTGCTCCGCCGGGGGGACGTGGCCGGGTAG
- a CDS encoding DUF4062 domain-containing protein → MGDDRRAVRVFISSTFRDLQEEREELVKRVFPELRRRCEERGVAWAEVDLRWGVTDEQKAEGAVLPICLAEIERSRPWFIGLLGERYGWVPDEVPAELAAQLGWLAEDRGRSVTELEILHGVLNDPAMAGHAYFYLRDPAWVDRAPPDERPALVDDDPAARARLAALKDRIRTSGFPVRDGYPDPETLGRLVREDLLAVIDRLFPPEEVPDPLEREEREQAAWAERRTALFLPRPGAAEALDGGGPALVVTGEPGSGKSAVLAAWAAGQPAVVVHHVQATAASADWAAMLRRLVARLDPSAGEAPSEADALKLAFAAALAAAGTARPGTVLVVDGVDHLEDRDGAPDLAWLPPVVPPGVRVVLSAGPGRSLDAAAERGFATWRVPPLDEGERRRLAAAFLARSAKALSAEHTDRLVAAPLTGNPLALVTILDELRQHGDHFTLGAALDHHLAAGTVDDLLERVLARWERDYERDRPGLVGEALSLLWAARRGLSEPELLDLLAGPGADGPLPHATWSPLSLAAEAHLATRSGLVAPASGPFRRAVADRYRPAAAHARLADYFLARPPTPRTVDEGLWQLLRAERWDDLAAALADPAVLDAAYRRDLADLRATWAALEARSAHRMPSTYAAVLADPAADPGAAWQVARLLTDAGHTADAVALHRALVDLARRDGDDRRLAGALGNLAAALLGVDDLGGAEAALAEQEAVCRRSGDGDGLAACRANQAVARRARRDL, encoded by the coding sequence GTGGGCGACGACCGCCGGGCGGTGCGGGTCTTCATCTCCTCGACCTTCCGCGACCTCCAGGAGGAGCGCGAGGAGCTGGTCAAGCGGGTCTTCCCCGAGCTGCGGCGGCGCTGCGAGGAGCGGGGGGTGGCCTGGGCCGAGGTCGACCTGCGTTGGGGGGTGACCGACGAGCAGAAGGCCGAAGGCGCCGTCCTGCCCATCTGCCTCGCGGAGATCGAGCGGAGCCGGCCGTGGTTCATCGGCCTGCTCGGCGAGCGCTACGGCTGGGTGCCCGACGAGGTCCCCGCCGAGCTCGCCGCCCAGCTGGGCTGGCTGGCCGAGGACCGGGGCCGCTCGGTGACCGAGCTGGAGATCCTCCACGGCGTCCTGAACGACCCGGCCATGGCCGGCCACGCCTACTTCTACCTGCGCGACCCGGCCTGGGTGGACCGGGCGCCGCCCGACGAGCGGCCGGCGCTGGTCGACGACGACCCGGCGGCCAGGGCCCGGCTCGCCGCGCTCAAGGACCGCATCCGCACGAGCGGGTTCCCGGTGCGCGACGGCTACCCCGACCCCGAGACCCTCGGCCGGCTCGTCCGCGAGGACCTGCTGGCCGTGATCGACCGCCTGTTCCCGCCCGAGGAGGTCCCCGACCCGCTGGAGCGGGAGGAGCGCGAGCAGGCCGCCTGGGCCGAGCGGCGCACGGCCCTGTTCCTGCCCCGCCCCGGCGCGGCGGAGGCGCTCGACGGCGGCGGCCCGGCGCTCGTCGTCACCGGCGAGCCGGGCTCGGGGAAGTCGGCCGTGCTGGCCGCCTGGGCCGCCGGGCAGCCGGCCGTCGTCGTCCACCACGTGCAGGCGACGGCCGCGAGCGCGGACTGGGCCGCCATGCTCCGCCGCCTCGTCGCCCGGCTCGACCCTTCGGCCGGCGAGGCGCCGTCCGAGGCGGACGCGCTGAAGCTGGCCTTCGCCGCCGCCCTCGCCGCCGCCGGCACGGCCCGGCCGGGGACGGTGCTCGTCGTCGACGGGGTCGACCACCTGGAGGACCGGGACGGCGCCCCCGACCTCGCCTGGCTGCCGCCGGTGGTGCCGCCGGGCGTGCGGGTGGTGCTGTCGGCCGGGCCGGGGCGGTCCCTCGACGCCGCCGCCGAGCGGGGCTTCGCCACCTGGCGGGTCCCGCCCCTCGACGAGGGCGAGCGCCGCCGCCTGGCCGCCGCCTTCCTCGCCCGCTCGGCCAAGGCGCTGTCGGCCGAGCACACCGACCGGCTGGTGGCCGCCCCGCTCACCGGCAACCCGCTGGCCCTCGTCACCATCCTCGACGAGCTGCGCCAGCACGGCGACCACTTCACGCTCGGCGCCGCCCTCGACCACCACCTGGCCGCCGGCACCGTCGACGACCTGCTCGAGCGGGTGCTGGCCCGCTGGGAGCGGGACTACGAGCGGGACCGCCCCGGCCTCGTCGGCGAGGCGCTGTCGCTGCTGTGGGCGGCCCGGCGGGGGCTGTCCGAGCCCGAGCTGCTGGACCTGCTGGCCGGTCCCGGCGCCGACGGCCCCCTCCCCCACGCCACCTGGTCGCCGCTGTCCCTCGCCGCCGAGGCCCACCTGGCCACCCGGTCGGGCCTCGTCGCCCCGGCCTCGGGCCCGTTCCGGCGGGCCGTCGCCGACCGCTACCGGCCGGCCGCCGCCCACGCCCGGCTGGCCGACTACTTCCTCGCCCGGCCGCCCACCCCGCGGACCGTCGACGAGGGCCTCTGGCAGCTCCTCCGGGCCGAGCGGTGGGACGACCTCGCCGCGGCCCTCGCCGACCCGGCCGTGCTCGACGCCGCCTACCGCCGCGACCTCGCCGACCTGCGGGCCACCTGGGCGGCGCTCGAGGCCCGGTCCGCCCACCGCATGCCGTCGACCTACGCGGCCGTGCTGGCCGATCCGGCCGCCGACCCCGGCGCCGCCTGGCAGGTCGCCCGCCTCCTCACCGACGCCGGCCACACCGCCGACGCCGTCGCCCTCCACCGGGCGCTGGTCGACCTCGCCCGGCGGGACGGCGACGACCGCCGCCTGGCCGGGGCGCTCGGCAACCTGGCCGCCGCCCTGCTCGGGGTGGACGACCTCGGCGGGGCCGAGGCCGCGCTGGCCGAGCAGGAGGCGGTGTGCCGGCGGTCGGGCGACGGGGACGGGCTGGCCGCCTGCCGGGCCAACCAGGCCGTCGCCCGGCGGGCCCGGCGGGACCTC
- a CDS encoding glycosyltransferase family 2 protein → MPVTEVSAVLPAYDEEGNLARTVGEVTAALAGLGLDRFEVVVVDDGSADATPAIADGLAAADPRVRVVHHARNRGYGAAVRSGFGAARCDWVFLTDGDGQFDPTELRLLLPLTERAEAVVGYRRERADHLGRRVNAWLWSQVVRLVLGVRIRDVDCAFKLLRRDRLVDVGPLEADGAVISAELLLKLQRAGARIEQVPVSHRPRQAGTASGADPRVIARAFRELVRLRRSVGQPSAALAPD, encoded by the coding sequence GTGCCCGTGACCGAGGTGAGCGCCGTGCTCCCGGCCTACGACGAGGAGGGGAACCTGGCCCGCACGGTCGGCGAGGTCACGGCGGCGCTGGCCGGGCTGGGGCTCGACCGCTTCGAGGTGGTCGTGGTCGACGACGGCAGCGCCGACGCCACCCCGGCCATCGCCGACGGGCTGGCCGCCGCCGACCCCCGCGTCCGGGTCGTCCACCACGCCCGCAACCGGGGCTACGGGGCGGCCGTGCGCAGCGGGTTCGGCGCGGCCCGCTGCGACTGGGTGTTCCTCACCGACGGGGACGGCCAGTTCGACCCGACCGAGCTGCGCCTGCTGCTGCCGCTGACCGAACGGGCCGAGGCCGTCGTCGGCTACCGCAGGGAGCGGGCCGACCACCTCGGCCGGCGGGTGAACGCGTGGCTGTGGTCCCAGGTCGTGCGGCTCGTGCTCGGCGTGCGCATCCGCGACGTCGACTGTGCCTTCAAGCTCCTGCGCCGCGACCGGCTGGTCGACGTCGGCCCGCTCGAGGCGGACGGCGCCGTCATCTCCGCCGAGCTGCTGCTGAAGCTCCAGCGGGCCGGCGCCCGGATCGAGCAGGTGCCGGTCAGCCACCGGCCCCGGCAGGCGGGGACGGCCAGCGGCGCCGACCCCCGCGTCATCGCCCGGGCCTTCCGCGAGCTGGTCCGGCTGCGGCGGTCCGTGGGCCAGCCGTCCGCCGCGCTCGCGCCCGACTGA
- a CDS encoding S8/S53 family peptidase, which translates to MKVVVATASTSTLVDESRADTTPGVLGNGQPGTVDFPFTVAPGTDRIDVAATWTVPVNDYDLVLVDPHGAERAPVGDPAGVTTEATTLSDPEAGSWIARVEKFATVADTVHMVVTAASTGPDPRPVVDAGGPYRYRTGTAQTLAGTVTGGTAPVAVAWDLDGDGRFETAGTSARAALPDGRHLVTLKATGADGLERRETTSLLVADPARLAAETTPLTVIGIADTGINPYHLEFSATTYPDPDVLALTENFTRHPSEYLPGYPADAEALDVTLGQGYFPAEDADLWTPERIQEGRLYWIPGTKIVGAWDAGDAAGLQESTVDGNPDSHPILDDNGHGSGSASVSTGNRYGYCPTCLLMVVESLDETVATGMPWVDVTSHSFGYVGGAPLGPALGPNTATKAAVERGQTVLFAAGNGVGNAFDVPISTYGSDQTGNDWTITVGALRRDNQRAVVGDGIPVHISAWGDGNLPSACRTGTVGQCAFGGTSAATPYTAGIFGTVLTRVRDAIGDGEAGQKAPVALADGRTQGQVVAEGLPVDGSTFLADGLLTRAELREAVLKTAFPLVGETSPYPYPLTAPYDPSTNVLFEGYGAATPEGAARAVDVLLGRSLLPDRSAEDEFFAMDAAVRDSLYGAYDRDGDGDEDPAGDPAASAAVAALGLTAAQLASVDGALAALGEVATLRQAAANEAATGGATTAATGEPVMYHLHRRVAAEPDEPVAGCDAEKNEQYMDREDTSGDLEPCFENRVTTVAAAYRPVGIFASSDVLDAPLPAGSLVTADVYLAGETPAAVRPTAVLVATDREIAEAPGTFQPVVGSGPGGAACAALGEACWTHYTIGLRTTRPAFAGEQVTFQVALFGTRSWAFGHEGDHASRVTIVPAAVPATGFAFGATVTSPAAGEAVEQGTTVVAGGSYSFPDQGTDPTGAGDHPSTRRVQVSLDDATFRRPVEATLDDGTWSAPLGRPAPGAHRVYVRAMVDRTASAVRSAAFTVRPSTRVEWQVVERNATPDAAAWRDATGLSTWSYSFDTATYGTGARTIVTRLVSAGEVLAEQTVAARFR; encoded by the coding sequence GTGAAGGTCGTGGTGGCGACGGCGTCGACGTCGACCCTCGTCGACGAGAGCCGGGCCGACACCACCCCCGGCGTCCTCGGCAACGGCCAGCCCGGCACCGTCGACTTCCCGTTCACGGTCGCCCCCGGCACCGACCGCATCGACGTGGCCGCCACGTGGACGGTCCCGGTCAACGACTACGACCTCGTCCTGGTCGACCCGCACGGGGCCGAGCGGGCGCCCGTCGGCGACCCGGCCGGGGTCACCACCGAGGCGACCACCCTGTCCGACCCCGAGGCCGGGAGCTGGATCGCCCGGGTCGAGAAGTTCGCCACCGTGGCCGACACCGTCCACATGGTCGTCACGGCCGCCTCGACCGGCCCCGACCCCCGGCCGGTGGTCGACGCCGGCGGCCCGTACCGCTACCGCACCGGCACGGCCCAGACGCTGGCCGGCACGGTCACCGGCGGCACGGCGCCCGTGGCCGTCGCCTGGGACCTCGACGGCGACGGCCGGTTCGAGACGGCCGGCACCTCGGCCAGGGCCGCCCTGCCCGACGGCCGCCACCTCGTCACCCTGAAGGCGACCGGGGCCGACGGCCTCGAGCGCCGGGAGACGACGTCGCTGCTCGTGGCCGACCCCGCCCGCCTGGCCGCCGAGACCACCCCGCTGACGGTGATCGGGATCGCCGACACCGGCATCAACCCGTACCACCTCGAGTTCTCGGCCACGACCTACCCCGACCCCGACGTGCTGGCCCTCACCGAGAACTTCACCCGCCACCCGTCGGAGTACCTCCCCGGCTACCCGGCCGACGCCGAGGCCCTCGACGTCACGCTCGGCCAGGGCTACTTCCCGGCCGAGGACGCCGACCTGTGGACCCCCGAGCGCATCCAGGAGGGCCGGCTCTACTGGATCCCCGGCACGAAGATCGTGGGCGCCTGGGACGCCGGCGACGCGGCCGGCCTCCAGGAGTCGACCGTCGACGGCAACCCCGACAGCCACCCGATCCTCGACGACAACGGGCACGGCAGCGGCTCGGCGTCGGTGTCGACCGGCAACCGCTACGGCTACTGCCCGACCTGCCTCCTCATGGTCGTCGAGAGCCTCGACGAGACCGTCGCCACCGGCATGCCGTGGGTGGACGTGACCTCCCACAGCTTCGGCTACGTCGGCGGCGCGCCGCTCGGCCCGGCCCTCGGGCCCAACACGGCCACCAAGGCCGCCGTCGAGCGGGGCCAGACGGTGCTGTTCGCCGCCGGCAACGGCGTCGGCAACGCCTTCGACGTCCCCATCTCCACCTACGGCTCGGACCAGACCGGCAACGACTGGACGATCACGGTCGGCGCCCTGCGCCGGGACAACCAGCGGGCCGTCGTCGGCGACGGCATCCCCGTGCACATCTCCGCCTGGGGCGACGGCAACCTGCCGTCGGCGTGCCGGACCGGCACCGTCGGGCAGTGCGCGTTCGGCGGCACGTCGGCGGCCACGCCGTACACGGCCGGCATCTTCGGCACCGTCCTCACCCGGGTCCGCGACGCCATCGGCGACGGCGAGGCCGGCCAGAAGGCCCCGGTGGCGCTGGCCGACGGGCGCACGCAGGGCCAGGTCGTGGCCGAGGGCCTGCCGGTGGACGGCAGCACGTTCCTCGCCGACGGCCTCCTGACCAGGGCCGAGCTCCGCGAGGCCGTGCTGAAGACGGCGTTCCCGTTGGTCGGCGAGACGTCCCCCTACCCGTACCCGCTGACCGCGCCCTACGACCCGTCGACCAACGTGCTGTTCGAGGGGTACGGCGCCGCCACCCCCGAGGGCGCGGCGCGCGCCGTCGACGTGCTGCTCGGCCGCAGCCTGCTGCCCGACCGCTCCGCCGAGGACGAGTTCTTCGCCATGGACGCGGCCGTCCGCGACTCGCTGTACGGCGCCTACGACCGGGACGGCGACGGCGACGAGGACCCGGCCGGCGACCCGGCGGCCTCCGCGGCGGTGGCCGCGCTCGGCCTGACCGCCGCCCAGCTGGCGAGCGTGGACGGCGCGCTGGCCGCCCTCGGCGAGGTCGCCACCCTGCGGCAGGCGGCGGCCAACGAGGCCGCCACCGGCGGGGCGACCACGGCCGCCACCGGCGAACCGGTCATGTACCACCTGCACCGGCGGGTGGCGGCCGAGCCCGACGAGCCCGTCGCCGGGTGCGACGCCGAGAAGAACGAGCAGTACATGGACCGCGAGGACACGTCCGGCGACCTCGAGCCGTGCTTCGAGAACCGGGTGACGACGGTGGCCGCCGCCTACCGGCCGGTCGGCATCTTCGCCTCGTCCGACGTGCTCGACGCCCCGCTGCCGGCCGGCTCGCTCGTCACCGCCGACGTGTACCTCGCCGGCGAGACGCCCGCCGCCGTGCGGCCGACGGCCGTGCTGGTGGCCACCGACCGCGAGATCGCCGAGGCGCCGGGCACGTTCCAGCCGGTGGTCGGCTCCGGCCCCGGCGGGGCGGCGTGCGCCGCCCTCGGCGAGGCGTGCTGGACCCACTACACGATCGGCCTGCGCACCACCCGCCCGGCCTTCGCCGGCGAGCAGGTGACGTTCCAGGTGGCCCTGTTCGGCACCCGGTCGTGGGCCTTCGGCCACGAGGGCGACCACGCCTCCCGGGTCACGATCGTGCCCGCGGCCGTGCCGGCCACCGGGTTCGCCTTCGGCGCCACGGTGACGTCGCCGGCGGCCGGCGAGGCCGTCGAGCAGGGCACCACGGTGGTGGCCGGCGGCTCGTACAGCTTCCCGGACCAGGGCACCGACCCGACCGGCGCCGGCGACCACCCGTCCACCCGCCGGGTGCAGGTGTCCCTCGACGACGCCACGTTCCGCCGGCCGGTCGAGGCCACCCTGGACGACGGGACCTGGTCGGCGCCGCTCGGCCGCCCGGCGCCCGGGGCGCACCGGGTCTACGTCAGGGCGATGGTGGACCGGACGGCGTCGGCCGTGCGGTCGGCCGCCTTCACGGTCCGGCCGTCCACCAGGGTCGAGTGGCAGGTGGTGGAGCGCAACGCCACGCCCGACGCCGCCGCCTGGCGGGACGCCACCGGCCTGTCCACGTGGTCGTACTCGTTCGACACGGCCACGTACGGGACCGGCGCCCGCACCATCGTCACCCGGCTGGTGTCGGCGGGGGAGGTGCTCGCCGAGCAGACGGTGGCCGCCCGCTTCCGCTAG